From the genome of Flavobacteriales bacterium:
TGTAGCTGTCGTTGCCAGCGTATTGGTCAGTCCCTCCATTTGGCGCACTAACCGTCACAATGAATTTGCCCGAAGTGCCGTAAAGCCAAAAACTTCCTTCATCGATCGGCAAGGTCACCTCCTCTTTTTGCATGAAGGCCAGGTTTCCTGTCCAATTGTATGTGGCAGGCTGACCGCCTTCTACTTTGTAGGTAATGGTTAGGCTTGTGAGGGTGGTTTCGCCAGCGTTTCTGATAATGATCTTGGCATCATCGCAATACGGATTGGTACGCGAATAATATTCCCAGTTGTTGGGAGAAAGCACATCGTAAACCTCTGCATCCAAGCTATGATTGGCAGCGCCATATTGCATCAGATGCATGGCGATCACGTAGTTTCCACCTGCCATACCTGGGTTGTTTGCAGGAACAGGCGTGATGGCGTAATCGAGGTTGACCGAAGAACCAGAAACACGGTCAGTGATCATGAATTCGTTGTCCTTGACCACATCGCCAGGACACCAACCTTCGCGCGCGCCTGGCCACGTTCCACCTTGCGGATAGATCGGATTCTGAGCACAATCGTGCGTTTGCCAAATGTGCCACGATGCCGCTTGCGAACCATTTACTCTCAGTGTGTGGGTATTATCCTTCCATTCGCAGCAATGTGGATAGGCACCACCTGCATTGCTTGTGTTGTGTCCATGACCTGTAAGACGTGTCTTCAATTTAAAGTGTTCGGCATTTGCCTGAATTGCCACATCTGTTGGCGCGAGGGATATATCATCATCCAAATTGCCGTACGAGAAAGAGCCAGATTGCCCCCACGGACGGCTCATTTCAACCACGTCCGCCATCGGTGTTCCAGAAATCATGGCAAAACGGACATCGATCAATTCCTGCTGGTTTCCGTTCTCAATGTCAACTGAATCGTGCAGTAAATGAGCATAATCAGTTACATCATAAACCCATGTAAACCCTTGCGGACCAAGGCTTAGGTTGATGCCATAAGGTGTGATGAATCGGGCAATTTCGTAGCGGTCAATCACTTCAAATGGCTCGGAATAATACCAAAGCGTGTCGTTGTAAGAAACCATGTCGTTCACAATCTCAGCGGTGTCGATGTTTCCATCGGCATGCCATGTGTAGGTTTCGCCCGCGTAGCCCAAGGTGGTGCCAAGAGGTTGAATGCCATTGCCTTGCACTTCAAATTCTGTGATAGTGATTGGAACAACTGGAACCGAAGTGCTGACCACAGCAGAATCCAAGTGTGTGGTGTAATCGCCCTGTGCGAATTTCACCAACGGTCGGTCGGATGTCAATGTTGTATTCAATCCGTAGGCATCCCACGATTTAGCTACCACTGCTGGCGCGCCCAATAGCAAAGGGTCTTGACCGTTTCCTGATTGATCTGTCAACTGATAATCTGGCTGGTCGAAATCGTAATAAGCCAGTAAGTTGGCATAGTTCGGATGGTTGTTGTCAACTCGCTTATTCATCCATTCGGCAATGGTGGCTTCGTCCAATTCAACGTTCCAAACTCTGAATTCGTCCATCATTCCGTTGTGCGAATTGGAAGAAGAAAATCCTCGCCCTACAAAGAATCTATCAATCTCTCCAATTGAAAGGTTCAGATCTGTGCCAGAATGCCATAGCGTTCCATTCTTGTAGATCTTCATGCTGCCAGTAGCTGCATTCTTGGTAAAAGCCCAATGCGCCCAATTACCTTCATATTCCACCGCTGCGGCAGGTTTAAAAATGCGGTCGTATCCGCTTCCTTCGCCTGCATCCCAGTAGATGTTGCCGTTGCTCCAAGGTAGATGAACGTTCAGTACACGCTGACCAGAAGTGTTCACCGCTTCGAAAGCATAGGAATCGGCAGGCTGCACATCCGCATTTCCGAAAGACCAGAACGACACCGTTACTTCATCGCCAAAATCGGTTCCGCCCAAAGGTATTTCCATGTATTTGGAAGGTTCAAAAACAATGGCATTATCTAGGCCTGAAGCGTACACGCCCGAAGTGTCATCGGTGGTATGAAATCCCGTTTGGTTCGATCCGCCCGTGCCATCAGCATAATAAGCAAACTCTATCAGGATATTCGAAGTTCCATCCCATGTAAACGGGGTAAGGAAGTCGAAATAATAAGGACTCGCTCCAAAATTGAATGGGGTTGTTTGATCGTACACCACGGTCATTCCTAATTCGAAACCGGTAGGAAC
Proteins encoded in this window:
- a CDS encoding T9SS type A sorting domain-containing protein, which produces MRQFLLAVCALFLFNSVQAQQDTTWVQTLDFTDITKRRDWYQFPEASQEYRKILMYYTLKCDAATTQDGYACGEWDYLTYSHVYDHTGILDSNLQNHPHYLYGGQNLDSLWYTTTPQFNTVESYEYSTTIDAVNSETLYVYDQMDGTNTRPFAGYNRARSQFLWTAAELTTAGMSAGDIHRLRIELTSQWADLGRLTISMKNTSTAVPTGFELGMTVVYDQTTPFNFGASPYYFDFLTPFTWDGTSNILIEFAYYADGTGGSNQTGFHTTDDTSGVYASGLDNAIVFEPSKYMEIPLGGTDFGDEVTVSFWSFGNADVQPADSYAFEAVNTSGQRVLNVHLPWSNGNIYWDAGEGSGYDRIFKPAAAVEYEGNWAHWAFTKNAATGSMKIYKNGTLWHSGTDLNLSIGEIDRFFVGRGFSSSNSHNGMMDEFRVWNVELDEATIAEWMNKRVDNNHPNYANLLAYYDFDQPDYQLTDQSGNGQDPLLLGAPAVVAKSWDAYGLNTTLTSDRPLVKFAQGDYTTHLDSAVVSTSVPVVPITITEFEVQGNGIQPLGTTLGYAGETYTWHADGNIDTAEIVNDMVSYNDTLWYYSEPFEVIDRYEIARFITPYGINLSLGPQGFTWVYDVTDYAHLLHDSVDIENGNQQELIDVRFAMISGTPMADVVEMSRPWGQSGSFSYGNLDDDISLAPTDVAIQANAEHFKLKTRLTGHGHNTSNAGGAYPHCCEWKDNTHTLRVNGSQAASWHIWQTHDCAQNPIYPQGGTWPGAREGWCPGDVVKDNEFMITDRVSGSSVNLDYAITPVPANNPGMAGGNYVIAMHLMQYGAANHSLDAEVYDVLSPNNWEYYSRTNPYCDDAKIIIRNAGETTLTSLTITYKVEGGQPATYNWTGNLAFMQKEEVTLPIDEGSFWLYGTSGKFIVTVSAPNGGTDQYAGNDSYTSTFDMPDVYEGNLIVRYKTNNFPSENYWQVVDINGNVVAERSNSDANTLYNDTLDLAPGCYTFNLYDSEDDGLSYWAYTAQGSGYCRLKENGGGYYKYFESEFGGQITHGFSVGVLANVQQAQSPLGINVYPNPNQGQFTLEMDGMNGEFRILLLNSIGQVVSERTVNVNRFYEGQFQLNEEASGMYFVRILGENVNETRRVIVQ